A segment of the Pseudomonas serboccidentalis genome:
TCACCAGTCGATACCCTGCGCTGCATGCTCGATGAGTCATGGCCGGCCGGTGCGCACCTGGAAAACCTCTACGGCCGCAAGATGTATGTCGGCCTGTCGCGGGTGGTCAAACCCGGCGTGTGCTTCCTCGCCCATCACGACATTTTCGCCAAGGACGCGCCGGACAGCTTTCAGGCCCGCAGCCTGGAGGCGCAGTTCGCCTGCAACGTGTACCTGAACATGCCGACCGAGGGCGGTGCGTTGCAGATGTGGGACGACGACATCACCCCGGATCAGTTCGACGAGATGCGCGGCGACAGCTACGGCATCGACCCGGCGCTACTCGGCCCGCCATCCCTTGAGGTGCGGCCGGAGCCGGGCGATTTCATCATGTTCAATTCGCGCTGCATGCACTCGGTCACCCCGGGTGTGGCGGATCCGCGGCTGAGCCTTTCCTTCTTTGTCGGCTATCGCGGCAATGCTTCACCCCTGACCTTCTGGAGCTGAGATGCTATCGAACTACCTGGGCGAGTTTCTGGCACTGGCCACCATCCACTTTCTGGCCGTGGTTGCTCCCGGCCCGGACTTCGCCGTGACCATCCGCCAGAGCGTGCGCTTCGGCCGGCTGGTGGGCATTTGTACGGCACTGGGCATCGGCGCAGGCATTTCCGTGCACGTTCTTTACACCTTGCTCGGCGTTGGTGCTCTCATGCACACCACCCCGTGGTTGCTGACGGTAGCCAAGGTCGTCGGCGGCGCCTACATCTTTTACCTCGGCATTTGCCTGATTCGCAGCAAGCCGAAAACCACACTCGAGGGCGAAAAGAACACGGAGGAACCGCTGGTCGAGCAGTCGCTGTTCAAGGCGTTCAGCACCGGTTTTCTGACCAATGCCACGAACCCCAAGGCCACGCTGTTTTTCCTGGCGATCTTCACCACGATCATCAGCGCCAGCACGCCGCTTGAAATCCAGGCGCTGTATGGGGTGTGGATGTGTTTCGTCAACGCGCTGTGGTTCGTGATCGTCGCGCTGTTCTTTTCCAGCAGCCGGGTGCGCAACCTGTTCATGCGCATGGGCCATTGGTTCGAACGCAGCATGGGCGTGATCCTGATTCTGTTCGCCGGCAGGCTGGTGCTGTCGATGTAAATGCTGCGCTCAAACAAAAGGCCCGATCAGTTGAACACCGGTCGGGCCTTTTTCGTTTGTGCGCCGCTTTTGCATTTCTGTGCGACGGATCCCACTTCCGGGACTCCCCTTCAACACCTTGGCGGTGTTAGTTTGGAAAAGATTTGTTTCAACTTTCAAACACTTCCCACTCAACTGCCTGCAAAGGAATGCCCACTGCAATGAATTTTTCTCTCAAGCGCCTCGCCGCTACCAGCCTGATCCTGGCCAGCTTTTCTGCGTTCACCTTGCCTGCGCAGGCCAACATCACCTCGCAACAGAGCGCAGCCATTCTCAAGAGTTTCGATGAGGCGAGCGTCACCGACTTCCGCCAGTTTCTGGGTGCTGTAGGCAAGAGCGATCTGGGTAAAACCGACAACCTCGGCCCGGCGATCAATGCCTTTCTCGACA
Coding sequences within it:
- a CDS encoding LysE family translocator, with product MLSNYLGEFLALATIHFLAVVAPGPDFAVTIRQSVRFGRLVGICTALGIGAGISVHVLYTLLGVGALMHTTPWLLTVAKVVGGAYIFYLGICLIRSKPKTTLEGEKNTEEPLVEQSLFKAFSTGFLTNATNPKATLFFLAIFTTIISASTPLEIQALYGVWMCFVNALWFVIVALFFSSSRVRNLFMRMGHWFERSMGVILILFAGRLVLSM
- a CDS encoding 2OG-Fe(II) oxygenase; its protein translation is MMLDVERLDETCIKKLANEEVLAIRVKGFLPEPLAIQIGDKILAPGFEGYINAPSIGRIGMAFYEAENQPLLIEDYFERATSNIAELRERCAPYSSPVDTLRCMLDESWPAGAHLENLYGRKMYVGLSRVVKPGVCFLAHHDIFAKDAPDSFQARSLEAQFACNVYLNMPTEGGALQMWDDDITPDQFDEMRGDSYGIDPALLGPPSLEVRPEPGDFIMFNSRCMHSVTPGVADPRLSLSFFVGYRGNASPLTFWS